In Syntrophobacterales bacterium, a single genomic region encodes these proteins:
- a CDS encoding DUF554 domain-containing protein: protein MIGTYVNTGTILGGSLIGLAIGKHLPERLKTTIMQALGLATLLIGMQMALSGGSPLTAIACLLAGAVTGELLKIEQGIELAGEWLKTKTGLDSPTFVQGFASSSILYLSGAMMIVGCIQDGAAGDPHTLYVKSLLDGFAATALTATLGVGVAFSAFSVLLVQGAVTLLAAQLAFLREAALLTAVTATGGLMIVGISLNLLKLTRIRIGNFIPAIFYAIGWSYFSR, encoded by the coding sequence TTGATAGGCACTTATGTAAATACCGGAACGATATTGGGTGGAAGCCTGATCGGACTGGCCATCGGCAAGCATCTTCCGGAACGGTTAAAAACCACCATCATGCAGGCGTTGGGGCTTGCGACACTGCTTATCGGCATGCAGATGGCGCTTTCCGGGGGCTCCCCCCTAACGGCCATAGCCTGCCTGCTTGCAGGCGCCGTCACAGGCGAACTGCTGAAAATCGAACAGGGGATAGAGCTTGCGGGAGAATGGCTGAAAACAAAGACAGGCTTGGATTCGCCTACTTTTGTCCAGGGATTCGCCTCCTCGTCAATCCTGTATTTAAGCGGGGCGATGATGATTGTCGGCTGCATCCAGGACGGCGCGGCCGGCGACCCCCATACCCTTTACGTCAAATCGCTCCTTGACGGTTTTGCCGCTACCGCCCTAACCGCAACGCTGGGGGTAGGAGTCGCCTTTTCAGCCTTTTCCGTCTTGTTGGTACAGGGGGCAGTGACCCTGCTTGCCGCGCAACTCGCCTTTTTACGGGAGGCAGCCCTTCTAACTGCCGTTACGGCAACCGGCGGCCTGATGATCGTCGGCATCAGCCTCAACCTGCTTAAGCTTACAAGGATTCGCATCGGCAATTTTATCCCGGCGATATTCTACGCGATAGGCTGGTCGTATTTTTCCAGATGA
- a CDS encoding VacJ family lipoprotein, with amino-acid sequence MKINAFPLLLLFFLAIGCAHSPAPTAYPNQSPAQTTIEQAPTPAAQSETTAPQSIGAAVPLAQKQQSAEIVSASNVGNASSAAAELEGDYQEPEELRKPGDYQSTDNSEKNGQGENGTRLTIADPLEPFNRAMFQFNDKLYFWVLKPVARAYKKVVHEDVRVVVKNFFSNAAFPARFVNCLLQANLTGAASEVGRFALNTLVGFGGMFDPASDKEINLAKHGEDFGQTLGLYGIGHGFYIHWPIFGPSSPRDTIGMAGDGFLNPFSYLDQWYESAGVGAYERINDVSFSIGDYEALKQAALDPYVAVRDAYVQYRFNKVKRRDGFYAPARGEKPER; translated from the coding sequence ATGAAAATAAATGCATTTCCTCTATTGCTGCTTTTTTTTCTCGCCATCGGCTGCGCCCACAGCCCGGCGCCCACTGCTTATCCCAATCAATCGCCTGCTCAAACAACGATAGAGCAAGCGCCGACTCCTGCCGCTCAGTCAGAGACGACCGCTCCGCAATCAATAGGAGCAGCGGTTCCGTTGGCGCAAAAACAACAGAGCGCTGAGATTGTTTCTGCAAGCAATGTCGGTAATGCCAGCAGCGCCGCTGCGGAGCTTGAGGGGGACTATCAGGAGCCGGAGGAGTTGCGTAAACCTGGTGATTATCAGAGTACAGATAATTCCGAAAAGAACGGCCAAGGGGAAAACGGCACAAGATTAACCATTGCCGATCCGCTCGAACCCTTTAACCGGGCGATGTTTCAGTTCAACGACAAGCTTTACTTCTGGGTGCTCAAACCGGTAGCCCGGGCTTACAAAAAGGTGGTTCACGAGGATGTCCGGGTGGTTGTCAAAAACTTTTTCTCAAATGCGGCCTTCCCGGCGCGTTTTGTAAATTGTCTGCTGCAGGCGAACCTGACGGGCGCCGCAAGCGAGGTCGGCCGCTTTGCCCTGAACACCCTGGTGGGCTTTGGGGGCATGTTTGATCCCGCTTCCGACAAGGAGATAAATCTGGCGAAACACGGCGAGGATTTTGGGCAGACTCTGGGCTTATATGGAATCGGACACGGTTTTTACATCCATTGGCCCATATTCGGACCCTCCAGCCCCCGCGACACGATTGGGATGGCCGGGGACGGATTTCTCAATCCCTTTTCCTATCTCGATCAGTGGTACGAGTCGGCAGGAGTGGGCGCTTATGAAAGGATAAATGACGTCTCCTTCAGCATTGGCGATTACGAGGCGCTCAAACAGGCGGCGCTTGATCCGTATGTGGCGGTGCGCGACGCCTATGTCCAGTACCGTTTCAACAAGGTGAAGCGCCGGGATGGATTCTACGCCCCGGCAAGAGGCGAAAAGCCGGAGCGTTAG
- a CDS encoding MCE family protein: MKKYSMETTVGIFIVLGLIMIAYMTVTLGHVSFFADETYPLSARFSSVTGLRKGSPVYMLGLKVGKTEDLSLDQKNQKAIVKIQINKDIQVYDDAIASIKTEGLIGDSYLSVDPGGSGELLKSGGVIIETHPPLDIADLIGKYAFGDVKKK, from the coding sequence ATGAAGAAATACTCAATGGAAACGACGGTCGGCATTTTTATTGTTCTGGGCTTGATCATGATCGCCTATATGACCGTAACGCTTGGACATGTATCATTTTTTGCCGATGAGACATATCCCCTTTCGGCCCGTTTTTCATCCGTTACCGGGTTGAGAAAGGGCAGCCCTGTCTATATGCTGGGGCTCAAGGTCGGCAAGACGGAGGATCTTTCCCTCGATCAGAAAAATCAGAAGGCGATTGTAAAGATTCAGATTAACAAGGACATACAGGTATATGACGATGCGATTGCCTCGATCAAAACAGAGGGACTTATCGGCGACAGTTATTTGAGTGTCGATCCGGGAGGTTCAGGGGAGCTGCTCAAGAGCGGCGGGGTGATCATTGAAACACATCCGCCCCTGGATATCGCCGATTTGATCGGGAAGTACGCCTTTGGCGATGTCAAGAAAAAATAG
- a CDS encoding ATP-binding cassette domain-containing protein: MAAPFIEFRNITKRFGSLAVLEDVNFQIYEGEVTTIIGLSGSGKSVLLKHIIGLLKPDSGVILFEGKPLHEMSKGELQKTLSQVSYMFQGNALFDSMTVYENIALPLRETTNMTKAEIDKKVSVRIEQTELAEAAQRYPSELSGGMQKRAALARVLVTDPKVVLFDEPTTGQDPVRKNAILSMIAQYQRKFGFTAILVSHEIPDVYFISNRILALYQKKIVFQGSPEEFEDFDHPFQTEVIRSLEGLQHELTGMYSKRQFKMQNHARMKRTGEGDIYAVLVHTLREDAATGGKEAHEEVLKGVENCVAEYFTAAGGFSTRLKTDEFVTVLPYSNIAEAKDLARDFVDSLKTKTGGRGGVSGAGHEQDGEGGDFALLMGIAEGFPADEIETVIASARSQQKETARLHCAARR, from the coding sequence ATGGCTGCCCCTTTCATAGAATTCAGGAATATAACCAAGAGATTCGGTTCGCTGGCCGTTCTGGAAGACGTCAATTTCCAGATTTACGAAGGCGAGGTAACAACAATCATCGGACTCAGCGGCTCGGGGAAAAGCGTCTTGCTGAAGCATATAATCGGGTTGCTCAAGCCCGACAGCGGCGTTATCTTGTTTGAGGGCAAACCCCTCCACGAGATGAGCAAGGGTGAACTGCAGAAGACCCTTTCCCAGGTAAGCTATATGTTTCAGGGGAACGCCCTTTTTGATTCAATGACTGTTTACGAAAACATCGCCCTTCCCCTCCGGGAAACAACGAATATGACAAAGGCCGAAATAGACAAAAAGGTCTCGGTTCGAATAGAGCAGACGGAGCTTGCGGAAGCTGCCCAACGTTATCCTTCCGAGCTTTCCGGGGGTATGCAGAAGCGCGCTGCCCTGGCGAGGGTGCTGGTGACAGATCCCAAGGTCGTTCTTTTTGATGAACCGACAACCGGTCAGGACCCGGTGCGGAAAAACGCCATTTTGAGCATGATCGCCCAGTATCAGAGAAAATTTGGCTTTACCGCAATTCTTGTCAGCCACGAGATTCCGGACGTCTATTTTATCTCCAACCGCATTCTTGCCCTTTATCAAAAGAAGATCGTCTTTCAGGGTTCCCCCGAGGAGTTTGAGGATTTCGACCATCCCTTCCAGACGGAGGTTATTCGAAGCCTGGAGGGGCTTCAACATGAACTGACCGGCATGTATTCAAAAAGGCAGTTCAAGATGCAGAATCATGCGCGGATGAAGCGAACCGGGGAAGGGGACATATACGCCGTTCTTGTGCATACTTTGAGGGAAGATGCTGCGACTGGCGGGAAAGAAGCTCATGAGGAGGTTCTGAAGGGAGTCGAAAACTGCGTAGCTGAATATTTCACCGCCGCGGGAGGTTTTTCCACCCGTCTTAAAACGGACGAATTTGTTACGGTCCTTCCCTATTCCAATATAGCGGAGGCAAAAGACCTTGCCCGTGATTTTGTTGACTCTCTGAAGACAAAAACGGGTGGGCGAGGGGGCGTAAGCGGCGCCGGACATGAACAAGACGGCGAGGGCGGGGATTTTGCGCTGCTTATGGGCATAGCGGAGGGATTCCCTGCTGATGAGATAGAAACCGTTATAGCGTCTGCCCGGTCTCAACAAAAAGAAACAGCGCGTCTTCACTGTGCTGCGAGGAGGTAG
- a CDS encoding ABC transporter substrate-binding protein: MKRFSLILGGVILILFVSVAAYAGVPLEKLRKDVTEVLDVLKDPVRKAEFAKEIKGDKISSVYEKMFDDVELSKRALARNWNNLSVPQRQEFVRLFRQVLERAYGDKIVSYNDEKVLFDRETMLSANIAEIQSRVVTASKEIPVNYMMIQKNGVWRVYDVVIENVSLVQNYRTQFNEILAKNTTEELLEILRKKIKEK; encoded by the coding sequence ATGAAAAGATTTTCTTTGATACTGGGTGGCGTTATTTTAATTTTATTTGTCTCGGTTGCGGCCTATGCCGGGGTGCCGCTGGAAAAGCTTCGCAAAGATGTAACCGAGGTTCTCGATGTATTAAAGGACCCGGTCAGAAAAGCGGAGTTTGCCAAAGAGATAAAGGGCGATAAAATATCAAGTGTTTACGAAAAAATGTTCGATGATGTCGAACTGTCAAAACGGGCGCTGGCCAGAAACTGGAATAATCTCAGCGTCCCCCAGCGCCAGGAATTTGTAAGGCTTTTCCGGCAGGTGCTGGAGCGGGCCTATGGCGATAAAATTGTCTCCTATAATGACGAGAAGGTTCTTTTCGACCGGGAGACGATGCTCTCCGCAAATATTGCCGAGATTCAATCAAGGGTTGTTACCGCCTCCAAGGAAATCCCCGTTAACTACATGATGATCCAGAAAAACGGCGTCTGGAGGGTGTATGATGTGGTTATCGAGAATGTAAGCCTGGTGCAGAACTATCGAACCCAGTTCAACGAGATTCTGGCCAAAAATACGACCGAAGAGCTTCTGGAAATTCTCAGAAAAAAGATTAAGGAAAAATAG